The Toxorhynchites rutilus septentrionalis strain SRP chromosome 3, ASM2978413v1, whole genome shotgun sequence genome includes a region encoding these proteins:
- the LOC129778358 gene encoding NEDD4-binding protein 2 → MLGDQTLAQLTEMFGDYIDQKRIQAVVQKCNNNLEASIEELLNGKTESQPKLQKKKMNDWFQVSDGEPKDTSTSKGAIKKITPQSVAPANSRSFASFLQKGNTNQGFGSAPQPQRSGKNVARRGDEWPANFWSVCDLINKGYRVMVLMRGAPGSGKSYLSRALIDKTIGNGDYRNHIFSADDYFMVNGVYKYQADRIDSAHAFSQSNVRTKARDGWSPIVVDNTNMKHWEMHAYVQIATDNGYYLETLEPITHWRNNARALAARNTHGVPEQKIKSMLANYEKLHSVTELYKQCKLEHVLYLPPKQRHFPIVRNDLLQNTDENQNNYQKHPNDQDSSPSIIKCEPDTAEWSTSDWEASNDKSETEEASCETVVPIDTPIPKPPRPTPKRMYTTASTSNDYTEDDSDYSQVLAVQSTEPDNGEPIWTWPTIDEACWKPYDEESVNFWSKSERTATVPDSSEKSTPSVSPSTPLPKRGGNSCNSEAMAQLLKLSEITIPDGWEPPEFKPRAKAHQTERRKPDKKKIALVKHRRGCENENTSFSEICNVYPNIPAQYLWDLFEKCNGDGDWTASLLLEEQKNYDFIGENNTASEIAMENQNEPSFECDCNEPVASKVHSSEVPSSCGGGYDTDRSTVSSGSPRNTLRKKNKNTKEFVKKQLEQSVVLGTEHYSDHIQQIRVAKGIISKEEIIPNCVEDSNSVKEDESPEVIEVSLGVNLVKQLHAVFKDKHGYKPFSVDEITEEWTKVFLATDMAEQLYLSFMDSVHSHREMERLSTMKKDIQIARQIEMREKYPALFKESSDPDAPNLNDIIEMEYALSAYRNEMNGWTTQIPQDIASQMTRQKLAELFPYVEENLLYEILHAHDNKFHDTVNVLNNSIPEQLRKQIAKEQEALLKRTEAEKLKAFTLPPVEQPNLGGVSREDAINNHLRVAEENRNLAMHHLELKNACHQKSQSAIQRGMVGVAGYYAQIAQLHWTKIHMYNNNASSAIMEVHKLTLNNSDVLDLHFLHSEEALQCMEIFLAQHAENLKRSERQYKELFIVTGRGLHSTDGIPVIKHKVKAMLKDLGLRCVEVNPGYLKIKLHTNSDMQNRLMLFQSGRITES, encoded by the exons ATGCTCGGAGACCAAACGCTGGCTCAGCTAACAGAAATGTTTGGCGACTATATCGATCAGAAGCGGATTCAGGCAGTTGTCCAGAAATGTAACAACAATC TTGAGGCCAGCATCGAAGAACTACTCAACGGGAAGACTGAATCGCAACCCAAGTTACAAAAGAAAAAGATGAACGATTGGTTTCAGGTTTCCGATGGTGAACCCAAAGATACCTCCACTTCGAAGGgggcaataaaaaaaataactcctCAATCAGTCGCTCCAGCCAATTCTCGTTCTTTTGCATCGTTCCTTCAAAAAGGCAACACCAATCAAGGCTTTGGAAGTGCCCCCCAGCCGCAAAGGTCTGGCAAAAATGTTGCCCGCAGAGGTGACGAATGGCCAGCTAACTTTTGGTCTGTGTGTGATCTCATCAACAAAGGTTATCGAGTGATGGTGCTAATGCGTGGGGCTCCTGGATCGGGAAAATCATATCTCTCAAGGGCACTTATCGACAAGACGATTGGAAACGGTGACTATCGGAACCACATCTTCAGCGCCGATGATTACTTCATGGTGAACGGAGTATACAAATATCAGGCGGACAGAATTGACAGTGCTCATGCCTTCAGCCAGAGCAATGTTCGAACGAAGGCTAGAGATGGTTGGAGTCCTATCGTGGTAGACAATACCAACATGAAACACTGGGAAATGCACGCATACGTTCAGATTGCGACTGACAATGGATACTATCTGGAGACGCTGGAACCGATTACTCATTGGAGAAACAACGCGCGAGCTTTGGCAGCGAGAAACACCCATGGTGTTCCGGAGCAGAAGATCAAAAGTATGCTTGCGAACTACGAAAAGCTGCATAGTGTGACTGAGCTGTACAAACAGTGTAAATTGGAACATGTGCTTTATCTGCCACCGAAACAGAGACACTTCCCGATTGTGAGGAACGATTTGCTGCAAAATACCGATGAGAACCAGAACAATTATCAG AAACATCCTAATGACCAGGACTCGTCTCCGAGCATCATAAAGTGCGAACCAGACACCGCAGAATGGTCAACATCTGACTGGGAAGCATCGAATGACAAATCGGAAACCGAGGAAGCCTCTTGCGAGACAGTCGTGCCCATCGACACTCCCATCCCCAAGCCTCCACGACCCACGCCGAAGCGAATGTACACAACTGCCTCCACCAGTAACGACTATACGGAGGATGATTCCGATTACAGTCAGGTTCTCGCGGTGCAATCAACCGAACCTGACAATGGAGAACCGATATGGACGTGGCCCACGATAGATGAGGCCTGCTGGAAGCCGTACGATGAGGAGAGTGTCAATTTTTGGTCCAAATCCGAACGAACTGCAACGGTTCCCGACTCGAGTGAGAAGTCGACACCCTCGGTTTCTCCGTCAACTCCTCTCCCGAAGCGTGGCGGGAACTCGTGCAACAGTGAGGCAATGGCACAGCTTCTGAAACTTTCTGAAATAACCATTCCGGACGGATGGGAACCACCAGAATTCAAGCCAAGAGCAAAAGCCCATCAAACTGAGCGCAGAAAAccagataagaaaaaaatagccCTTGTGAAGCATCGGAGGGGATGCGAAAATGAGAACACTAGTTTTTCGGAAATCTGCAATGTTTACCCAAATATTCCGGCCCAATATCTTTGGGATTTGTTCGAGAAATGCAACGGGGACGGGGATTGGACCGCAAGTCTTCTATTGGAAGAGCAAAAGAATTATGATTTCATAGGCGAAAACAATACTGCTTCGGAAATAGCgatggaaaatcaaaatgagcCTTCGTTCGAATGTGATTGTAATGAGCCTGTAGCATCGAAAGTGCATTCAAGTGAAGTGCCTAGCAGTTGTGGGGGAGGATACGATACGGATCGTTCCACCGTTAGTTCCGGATCACCCCGTAATACACtaagaaagaaaaataagaacacGAAAGAGTTTGTGAAAAAACAATTGGAACAGTCTGTGGTTCTCGGCACAGAGCACTATTCCGACCACATACAACAGATTAGAGTAGCGAAAGGGATAATAAGTAAAGAGGAAATTATCCCCAATTGCGTAGAAGATTCCAATTCAGTGAAAGAAGACGAAAGTCCGGAAGTGATAGAAGTTTCACTGGGAGTTAATCTCGTCAAACAGCTTCACGCAGTATTCAAAGACAAACACGGTTACAAGCCATTTTCAGTTGATGAAATTACAGAGGAATGGACGAAAGTATTTCTAGCCACCGATATGGCTGAACAGCTTTACCTCTCATTTATGGACTCTGTTCACAGCCACCGAGAGATGGAGAGACTTTCAACAATGAAAAAAGACATACAGATTGCCAGGCAAATTGAAATGAGGGAAAAATATCCCGCACTGTTCAAGGAAAGTTCCGACCCGGATGCTCCGAATTTGAACGACATTATTGAAATGGAGTATGCGCTATCGGCTTATCGTAATGAGATGAACGGCTGGACCACTCAAATTCCCCAAGATATAGCATCCCAAATGACACGCCAAAAACTGGCCGAATTGTTTCCGTATGTGGAAGAAAATCTCCTCTATGAAATCCTCCACGCACATGACAATAAATTCCACGATACAGTAAATGTGCTGAACAACTCTATTCCAGAACAGCTAAGGAAACAAATTGCAAAAGAACAGGAAGCGCTGCTCAAGCGAACGGAAGCAGAGAAGCTGAAGGCATTCACCTTACCTCCGGTAGAGCAACCCAATTTGGGGGGAGTCTCCAGAGAGGATGCCATCAATAACCACCTGCGGGTGGCTGAAGAGAATAGGAATCTAGCAATGCATCATCTCGAACTGAAAAATGCGTGTCACCAGAAATCGCAGAGTGCCATTCAGCGTGGAATGGTCGGAGTGGCCGGATATTATGCGCAGATAGCCCAGCTTCACTGGACCAAAATTCACATGTACAACAACAATGCTTCGAGTGCGATTATGGAGGTGCACAAGTTGACGCTGAACAACTCGGATGTGTTGGATCTGCACTTTCTGCACTCGGAGGAAGCACTGCAATGTATGGAGATATTCCTTGCGCAGCACGCCGAAAACCTCAAGCGGAGCGAGAGACAGTACAAGGAACTGTTCATAGTAACCGGCCGGGGGTTGCATTCGACAGATGGGATTCCCGTGATCAAACACAAAGTGAAGGCGATGCTGAAGGATTTGGGACTGAG GTGCGTTGAAGTGAATCCAGGATATTTGAAAATCAAGTTGCACACCAACTCCGACATGCAAAATCGCCTCATGCTGTTCCAGTCTGGTAGAATAACAGAAAGCTAA